From one Anopheles cruzii chromosome 3, idAnoCruzAS_RS32_06, whole genome shotgun sequence genomic stretch:
- the LOC128271768 gene encoding uncharacterized protein LOC128271768: MWKYVSRRIRDVYDKTANVLEVRRTWNCGPGERFCVENPPEEGAPTGSNDHGANGRRYCLLHVVRPMRQLDRGPRKEYGTGSNQSDQEGFNRQEPPFQFQHSWYGAITWTSAIICGWYASQLMCLNRRTQRLDHRGGRCFSSHLLRTASAEHGRLPARHCKVLSALFGLKAGTVNASPRFDGPPPPPIAEPKNHQHQHHHRGVRPSFGVFGGLPFGEFVDYTDPHKTVLQNFAFRINNERKPSTGAVYVPEEVPVSVSAVPVKPEAVPRAQPETVESAFENLLSVLGEIEYQLGCRNLQLGEYSAAVSHLKLGASHQHAGAAFNLGICYEQGYGLSKDLRMAMECYQLAADQGHPQAMYNLGVFYARGIAGLRPSRSMAKKCFLAAAELGLEEAIRALGPKYRLPPPAKRPSVDQPSVNFTLVSNNDQFRAEKRNEDWSKLHLVAARG; the protein is encoded by the exons ATGTGGAAATATGTTTCCCGTCGTATACGAGATGTGTACGACAAGACCGCCAATGTCCTAGAAGTACGGCGCACCTGGAACTGTGGACCGGGCGAGCGGTTCTGTGTGGAAAATCCACCGGAAGAGGGTGCGCCAACGGGAAGCAACGACCATGGGGCGAATGGAAGACGCTACTGTTTGCTGCACGTTGTCCGGCCCATGCGCCAGCTGGACCGCGGGCCACGCAAGGAGTACGGAACCGGATCGAATCAGTCCGATCAGGAGGGCTTCAATCGGCAGGAGCCACCGTTTCAGTTCCAACACTCGTGGTATGGAGCAATAACATGG ACAAGCGCCATTATCTGCGGCTGGTACGCGAGCCAGTTGATGTGCCTGAATCGGCGGACACAGCGACTGGACCATCGCGGAGGACGCTGCTTTTCGTCGCACCTGCTCCGCACCGCTTCCGCCGAACACGGCCGTCTGCCGGCCCGCCATTGTAAGGTGCTGTCGGCATTGTTTGGTCTGAAAGCGGGCACTGTTAATGCTTCACCTCGCTTTGacgggccaccgccgcctcccaTCGCAGAGCCGAagaaccaccaacaccagcaccaccaccgtggtgTGCGCCCTTCATTCGGTGTCTTCGGTGGTCTTCCGTTCGGTGAGTTCGTTGACTACACCGATCCGCACAAAACTGTGCTGCAAAACTTCGCGTTCCGTATCAACAATGAGCGGAAACCGTCGACTGGTGCTGTTTACGTGCCGGAAGAGGTACCCGTCAGCGTTAGCGCCGTACCGGTCAAACCGGAAGCCGTGCCTCGCGcacaaccggaaacggtcgAATCAGCGTTCGAGAACTTGCTCTCCGTTTTGGGAGAGATTGAGTATCAGCTGGGCTGCCGGAACCTGCAACTGGGCGAGTATTCTGCGGCCGTTTCCCACCTGAAGCTTGGTGCCAGCCATCAGCACGCCGGTGCCGCATTCAATCTGGGCATTTGCTACGAACAGGGCTATGGTCTGTCGAAAGATTTGCGTATG GCCATGGAGTGCTATCAGCTGGCCGCCGATCAGGGCCACCCGCAGGCGATGTACAACCTGGGAGTGTTTTACGCCCGTGGAATCGCCGGTCTACGTCCGAGCCGTTCGATGGCCAAAAAGTGTTTCCTCGCCGCTGCCGAGCTCGGTCTGGAGGAAGCAATCCGGGCCCTCGGACCGAAATATCGTCTACCGCCGCCAGCAAAGCGGCCCAGCGTTGATCAGCCTTCGGTCAATTTTACACTCGTGAGCAACAACGACCAGTTTCGCGCCGAGAAGCGCAACGAAGATTGGTCAAAGCTGCACCTTGTGGCGGCCAGAGGATAG
- the LOC128272410 gene encoding another transcription unit protein, translating into MGRETESDGSGSESESGGSRSNSRSRSGTPQVAPTPGFSLEHHDSRSRSGSPAHNRSSRSNSAGSQRSRSGSAASGARSPSGSRSPTPSSPQKRHSRSRSGSGSRAGSQRSGSGSRSRSRSGSDRSGSGTPQNRSRSGTPVNRSRSGSAASRSPGSPGSLRKSRSRSRSVRSGSARSRSGSAEAGVKRKQASDSEAEGAVENQKEQKKSKLIDTDSEEEVSPAKGKDVTADALFGDAADISSDEDGGSAKGSPGTRERDELDDLEDEQRRKQEESKRGRSRSRSRSRDSYRRSSDEEGTGGERLARWEEPKETEPEQEPIPETRIDVEIPRIVTDLGRDIHFVKLPNFLSVETRPFDADTYEDEIDEEETLDEEGRQRLKLKVENTIRWRNNIDAKGNAQRETNARFVKWSDGSMSLHLGSEIFDVYRQPLQGDHNHLFIRQGTGLQGQSVFRTKLTFRPHSTESFTHQKMLISLADRSQKTSGIKILTQVGADPDADRKQNLKKEEEKLRMAMRAKPTSTKPKRGRDSGAGASNAYHHDEGSEDEGGISIAAIKNKFKGDKALKAGRQSTAIYSSDEEGSDVEMGRRKKNIDKKKARKSLAASDDSDAGSGSEHSERGSRSRSNSGSGTGSGGDGSGSEKSGGGTGGNAQSGDDSDD; encoded by the exons ATGGGACGTGAAACGGAATCCGATGGGTCAG GTTCGGAATCGGAGTCGGGCGGAAGCCGTAGCAACAGTCGCAGTCGCAGCGGAACACCCCAAGTGGCTCCTACGCCCGGATTTTCGCTAGAACATCATGACTCGCG CTCACGATCTGGATCGCCAGCACACAATAGAAGCAGCCGCTCGAACTCGGCCGGTTCGCAGCGTTCGCGCTCTGGTTCAGCGGCGTCCGGTGCCCGTTCGCCTTCCGGCAGTCGTTCGCCGACACCCAGCAGCCCACAGAAGCGTCACAGCCGATCGCGCAGCGGTTCCGGATCACGGGCCGGATCGCAACGGTCCGGGTCGGGCTCGCGATCACGGTCGCGATCCGGTAGTGATCGGTCGGGTAGCGGTACGCCACAGAATCGCTCGCGCAGTGGAACACCGGTCAATCGGTCCCGCAGTGGATCAGCTGCATCCCGATCGCCCGGTTCGCCCGGTTCGCTCAGAAAGTCTCGCTCGCGTTCTCGCTCGGTCCGTTCAGGTTCCGCCCGGAGTCGTTCGGGCTCGGCAGAAGCCGGTGTGAAACGTAAACAAGCCAGTGACTCGGAGGCAGAAGGTGCTGTTGAAAACcaaaaggaacagaaaaagagcaaGTTGATCGATACCGATTCGGAGGAGGAAGTAAGCCCGGCAAAGGGCAAAGACGTGACGGCCGATGCACTGTTCGGTGATGCGGCGGATATCAGCTCCGATGAGGATGGTGGCTCGGCCAAAGGAAGCCCTGGTACGCGCGAGCGTGACGAGCTGGACGACCTGGAAGACGAACAGCGCCGAAAGCAGGAGGAGAGCAAGCGGGGCCGCTCGAGGAGCCGTAGTCGGAGTCGCGACAGTTATCGACGCTCGTCGGATGAGGAAGGAACCGGTGGGGAGCGTCTAGCGAGGTGGGAAGAACcgaaagaaaccgaaccggaacaggAACCCATTCCGGAGACGCGGATCGACGTGGAGATCCCACGTATCGTGACCGATCTCGGGCGTGACATACACTTTGTGAAGCTACCCAATTTCCTGTCGGTTGAAACGCGCCCTTTCGATGCCGATACGTACGAGGATGAGATTGACGAAGAGGAAACACTGGACGAGGAAGGGCGGCAGCGGTTGAAGCTGAAGGTGGAGAACACGATCCGCTGGAGGAACAACATCGACGCAAAAGGGAATGCACAGCGCGAAACGAACGCACGGTTCGTGAAGTGGTCCGACGGCAGTATGAGTTTGCACCTGGGCTCCGAAATCTTTGACGTGTACCGTCAACCGCTGCAAGGTGACCACAACCATCTGTTCATCCGCCAGGGTACCGGTTTGCAGGGTCAGTCGGTGTTCCGCACGAAGCTAACGTTCCGGCCACATTCGACCGAATCGTTCACGCATCAGAAGATGCTGATTTCACTGGCCGATCGTTCGCAGAAGACGTCCGGCATCAAGATTCTCACCCAGGTCGGTGCCGATCCGGACGCCGATCGGAAGCAGAATCTGAAGAAGGAGGAAGAGAAGCTGAGGATGGCTATGCGCGCAAAGCCAACgtcaacgaaaccgaaacgaggTCGCGATTCCGGAGCCGGTGCCAGTAACGCTTACCATCATGACGAGGGTTCCGAGGACGAGGGTGGCATTTCGATTGCGGCCATCAAGAACAAGTTTAAGGGTGACAAAGCGCTCAAGGCTGGACGGCAGAGTACGGCTATCTACTCGTCGGACGAGGAGGGGTCGGATGTGGAAATGGGCCGGCGAAAGAAGAACATCGACAAGAAGAAGGCCCGCAAATCGTTGGCCGCTTCCGATGATAGCGATGCCGGGTCGGGCTCCGAGCACTCGGAGCGAGGATCACGCTCGCGATCGAACTCTggttccggcaccggttccggtggcgatggttcGGGAAGTGAGAAaagcggcggtggcactggTGGTAACGCCCAGTCCGGTGACGATAGTGACGACTAG
- the LOC128271595 gene encoding katanin p60 ATPase-containing subunit A1 isoform X2, with translation MRRDETYRRITREKMVVRRNTTLHTVDSTVSFLSIVESSAPSTSGFQHMARMMDTLILDNLAPFAFTKITTTTHRPTRIGGGPSGSGGSGGVPGGGGSGDSGGGGGGSGSGGSGRGGGLIDVRAGPLGPLDRDGMMRGGPTMVGLGVKKATSTSNVSNLVGAGAVSSSTIRVNLQKNKIPTQEVHPNPRHANLASNASSPPTATDSRWISSLRRRDPELQPTLPSINNSNHHSTSSLTHQHSIGYTSSSNTPNTDRRSSRTSGHQKSSLRKSRSVERIRARKLATSKIKERPKKSSSEEGGGSDDQEVTSVEENSPQQQNSPVKRLEKSKMFNAIGYEPHLIDTLEKDMLQKNPNVQWNDVAGLNEAKAILQEAVVLPVILPDFFRGIRRPWKGVLMVGPPGTGKTMLAKAVATECGTTFFNVSSSTLTSKYRGESEKLVRLLFEMARFYAPSTIFIDEIDSLCACRGSDSEHEASRRFKAELLIQMDGLNAANDEKVIMVLAATNHPWDIDEAFRRRFEKRVYIGLPNDNTRKALLELCLKGVSISPDLNTDTVADQLNGYTGSDIANVCRDAAMMAMRRHINGLSPSEIKMIRREEVDLPVTGQDFQDAMLKTRKSVSANDVTRYETWMDEYGSC, from the exons ATGCGACGTGACGAAACGTACCGGCGAATCACGCGCGAGAAGATGGTCGTGCGAAGGAACACTACCCTTCACACGGTAGATTCAACAGTTTCCTTTCTGTCCATCGTGGAATC CTCGGCACCGTCCACGTCCGGCTTCCAGCACATGGCCCGCATGATGGACACGCTGATCCTGGATAATTTGGCACCGTTTGCGTTCACGAAAATCACCACGACCACACACCGGCCGACGAGGATCGGTGGTGGACCGAGCGGATCGGGTGGCAGCGGAGGAGTCCCGGGCGGTGGAGGCAGCGGAGatagcggtggcggtggtggtggtagcggcagcggcggcagtggaCGAGGTGGCGGACTGATCGATGTGCGAGCGGGCCCACTGGGGCCCCTGGATCGGGACGGAATGATGCGCGGGGGCCCGACGATGGTCGGGCTCGGTGTGAAGAAGgcaaccagcaccagcaacgtCAGCAACCTGGTCGGCGCCGGAGCGGTCAGCTCGTCGACAATCCGTGTCAACCTGCAGAAGAACAAAATACCGACACAAG AAGTCCACCCGAATCCGCGGCATGCAAACCTTGCCTCGAATGCGTCGTCCCCTCCGACGGCCACAGACTCGCGCTGGATCTCGTCGCTCCGTCGGCGCGATCCGGAGCTACAGCCGACACTGCCCTCCATCAATAACTCCAACCACCACAGTACCTCATCGCTGACGCACCAGCACAGCATCGGCTACACCAGCTCCTCGAACACGCCCAACACGGACCGgcgcagcagccgcaccagTGGCCACCAGAAATCTTCCCTTCGCAAGAGCCGCTCGGTGGAGCGCATCCGGGCGCGCAAACTGGCCACCTCCAAGATCAAGGAGCGCCCGAAAAAGTCGTCCTCCGAGGAGGGTGGTGGCTCCGACGACCAGGAGGTCACGTCCGTGGAGGAGAACtccccgcagcagcaaaactCGCCCGTGAAGCGGCTCGAGAAGTCGAAGATGTTCAACGCGATCGGCTACGAGCCGCACCTGATCGACACGCTCGAGAAGGACATGCTGCAGAAGAACCCGAACGTCCAGTGGAACGATGTGGCCGGACTGAACGAGGCGAAAGCGATCCTACAGGAAGCGGTCGTGCTGCCGGTGATACTGCCGGACTTTTTCCGCGGTATCCGCCGGCCGTGGAAGGGCGTGCTGATGGTGGGaccacccgggaccgggaagaCCATGCTGGCGaaggcggtggccaccgagtgcGGCACCACGTTTTTCAACGTGTCCTCGAGCACCCTGACCTCCAAGTACCGGGGGGAGAGCGAGAAGCTGGTCCGGTTGCTGTTCGAGATGGCCCGCTTCTACGCTCCGAGTACGATCTTTATCGACGAGATCGATTCACTGTGTGCCTGCCGTGGGAGTGACTCCGAGCACGAGGCCAGCCGACGCTTCAAGGCGGAACTGCTGATCCAGATGGACGGTCTGAATGCCGCGAA CGATGAAAAGGTGATCATGGTGCTGGCCGCCACCAACCATCCCTGGGACATCGATGAGGCGTTCCGGCGGCGATTCGAGAAGCGCGTCTACATTGGTCTTCCGAATGACAACACTCGCAAGGCGCTGCTCGAGCTGTGTCTGAAAGGTGTTAGTATATCGCCGGACCTGAACACGGACACCGTCGCTGATCAGCTGAACGGGTACACGGGGTCGGACATCGCTAACGTCTGTCG CGATGCCGCGATGATGGCAATGAGACGTCATATCAACGGTCTCAGCCCGTCGGAAATCAAGATGATTCGCCGGGAAGAGGTGGACCTGCCCGTGACCGGCCAGGACTTCCAGGATGCGATGCTCAAGACGCGCAAATCCGTTTCGGCCAACGATGTCACACGGTACGAAACTTGGATGGATGAGTACGGGTCGTGCTAG
- the LOC128271595 gene encoding katanin p60 ATPase-containing subunit A1 isoform X1, whose product MRRDETYRRITREKMVVRRNTTLHTVDSTVSFLSIVESSAPSTSGFQHMARMMDTLILDNLAPFAFTKITTTTHRPTRIGGGPSGSGGSGGVPGGGGSGDSGGGGGGSGSGGSGRGGGLIDVRAGPLGPLDRDGMMRGGPTMVGLGVKKATSTSNVSNLVGAGAVSSSTIRVNLQKNKIPTQGQCGPLLGEVPFACVEVHPNPRHANLASNASSPPTATDSRWISSLRRRDPELQPTLPSINNSNHHSTSSLTHQHSIGYTSSSNTPNTDRRSSRTSGHQKSSLRKSRSVERIRARKLATSKIKERPKKSSSEEGGGSDDQEVTSVEENSPQQQNSPVKRLEKSKMFNAIGYEPHLIDTLEKDMLQKNPNVQWNDVAGLNEAKAILQEAVVLPVILPDFFRGIRRPWKGVLMVGPPGTGKTMLAKAVATECGTTFFNVSSSTLTSKYRGESEKLVRLLFEMARFYAPSTIFIDEIDSLCACRGSDSEHEASRRFKAELLIQMDGLNAANDEKVIMVLAATNHPWDIDEAFRRRFEKRVYIGLPNDNTRKALLELCLKGVSISPDLNTDTVADQLNGYTGSDIANVCRDAAMMAMRRHINGLSPSEIKMIRREEVDLPVTGQDFQDAMLKTRKSVSANDVTRYETWMDEYGSC is encoded by the exons ATGCGACGTGACGAAACGTACCGGCGAATCACGCGCGAGAAGATGGTCGTGCGAAGGAACACTACCCTTCACACGGTAGATTCAACAGTTTCCTTTCTGTCCATCGTGGAATC CTCGGCACCGTCCACGTCCGGCTTCCAGCACATGGCCCGCATGATGGACACGCTGATCCTGGATAATTTGGCACCGTTTGCGTTCACGAAAATCACCACGACCACACACCGGCCGACGAGGATCGGTGGTGGACCGAGCGGATCGGGTGGCAGCGGAGGAGTCCCGGGCGGTGGAGGCAGCGGAGatagcggtggcggtggtggtggtagcggcagcggcggcagtggaCGAGGTGGCGGACTGATCGATGTGCGAGCGGGCCCACTGGGGCCCCTGGATCGGGACGGAATGATGCGCGGGGGCCCGACGATGGTCGGGCTCGGTGTGAAGAAGgcaaccagcaccagcaacgtCAGCAACCTGGTCGGCGCCGGAGCGGTCAGCTCGTCGACAATCCGTGTCAACCTGCAGAAGAACAAAATACCGACACAAGGTCAGTGCGGTCCACTACTTGGTGAGGTTCCATTTGCTTGCGTAG AAGTCCACCCGAATCCGCGGCATGCAAACCTTGCCTCGAATGCGTCGTCCCCTCCGACGGCCACAGACTCGCGCTGGATCTCGTCGCTCCGTCGGCGCGATCCGGAGCTACAGCCGACACTGCCCTCCATCAATAACTCCAACCACCACAGTACCTCATCGCTGACGCACCAGCACAGCATCGGCTACACCAGCTCCTCGAACACGCCCAACACGGACCGgcgcagcagccgcaccagTGGCCACCAGAAATCTTCCCTTCGCAAGAGCCGCTCGGTGGAGCGCATCCGGGCGCGCAAACTGGCCACCTCCAAGATCAAGGAGCGCCCGAAAAAGTCGTCCTCCGAGGAGGGTGGTGGCTCCGACGACCAGGAGGTCACGTCCGTGGAGGAGAACtccccgcagcagcaaaactCGCCCGTGAAGCGGCTCGAGAAGTCGAAGATGTTCAACGCGATCGGCTACGAGCCGCACCTGATCGACACGCTCGAGAAGGACATGCTGCAGAAGAACCCGAACGTCCAGTGGAACGATGTGGCCGGACTGAACGAGGCGAAAGCGATCCTACAGGAAGCGGTCGTGCTGCCGGTGATACTGCCGGACTTTTTCCGCGGTATCCGCCGGCCGTGGAAGGGCGTGCTGATGGTGGGaccacccgggaccgggaagaCCATGCTGGCGaaggcggtggccaccgagtgcGGCACCACGTTTTTCAACGTGTCCTCGAGCACCCTGACCTCCAAGTACCGGGGGGAGAGCGAGAAGCTGGTCCGGTTGCTGTTCGAGATGGCCCGCTTCTACGCTCCGAGTACGATCTTTATCGACGAGATCGATTCACTGTGTGCCTGCCGTGGGAGTGACTCCGAGCACGAGGCCAGCCGACGCTTCAAGGCGGAACTGCTGATCCAGATGGACGGTCTGAATGCCGCGAA CGATGAAAAGGTGATCATGGTGCTGGCCGCCACCAACCATCCCTGGGACATCGATGAGGCGTTCCGGCGGCGATTCGAGAAGCGCGTCTACATTGGTCTTCCGAATGACAACACTCGCAAGGCGCTGCTCGAGCTGTGTCTGAAAGGTGTTAGTATATCGCCGGACCTGAACACGGACACCGTCGCTGATCAGCTGAACGGGTACACGGGGTCGGACATCGCTAACGTCTGTCG CGATGCCGCGATGATGGCAATGAGACGTCATATCAACGGTCTCAGCCCGTCGGAAATCAAGATGATTCGCCGGGAAGAGGTGGACCTGCCCGTGACCGGCCAGGACTTCCAGGATGCGATGCTCAAGACGCGCAAATCCGTTTCGGCCAACGATGTCACACGGTACGAAACTTGGATGGATGAGTACGGGTCGTGCTAG
- the LOC128272274 gene encoding protein jagunal isoform X1, with protein MASRGGPMVLGTDGADFEHRQRVAAHYQISALNKSRLKYCIFFHYLLFFVMLVKLSADILDRLDIFILEIEELQIPQPLWWEYFWCLSVFLSFVGLAAARGNRVNDMKKYMVGISTVAFVPLLYCIFYYMNDVLEYISLEQGTELDDTDILVWQVIGYPYGLLWYGFVLLAFQVHFFSLFFAWNLIKAWRARGALRKAQ; from the exons ATGGCTTCCCGGGGCGGACCGATGGTCCTCGGCACGGACGGTGCCGACTTCGAGCACAGGCAACGCGTGGCCGCACACTACCAAATCAG CGCACTGAACAAATCCCGGTTAAAGTACTGCATTTTCTTCCACTATCTGCTGTTTTTCGTGATGCTAGTCAAACTGTCGGCAGACATCCTCGATCGGCTGGACATATTTATCCTGGAAATCGAAGAGCTGCAGATACCGCAGCCCCTCTGGTGGGAGTACTTCTGGTGCCTCTCCGTGTTCCTGTCATTCGTCGGGCTTGCCGCCGCCCGCGGTAATCGCGTCAATGATATGAAAAAGTACATGGTTGGTATCAGCACGGTCGCCTTCGTGCCGCTCCTGTACTGTATCTTCTACTACATGAACGACGTGCTGGAGTACATTAGCTTGGAGCAAGGCACCGAACTCGACGATACCGATATTCTCGTCTGGCAGGTAATT GGCTATCCGTACGGGCTGCTGTGGTACGGGTTCGTGCTTTTGGCCTTCCAAGTGCACTTTTTCTCGCTGTTCTTTGCCTGGAACCTGATCAAAGCCTGGAGGGCACGTGGCGCACTGAGAAAAGCTCAATAG
- the LOC128272274 gene encoding protein jagunal isoform X2, translated as MASRGGPMVLGTDGADFEHRQRVAAHYQISALNKSRLKYCIFFHYLLFFVMLVKLSADILDRLDIFILEIEELQIPQPLWWEYFWCLSVFLSFVGLAAARGNRVNDMKKYMVGISTVAFVPLLYCIFYYMNDVLEYISLEQGTELDDTDILVWQGYPYGLLWYGFVLLAFQVHFFSLFFAWNLIKAWRARGALRKAQ; from the exons ATGGCTTCCCGGGGCGGACCGATGGTCCTCGGCACGGACGGTGCCGACTTCGAGCACAGGCAACGCGTGGCCGCACACTACCAAATCAG CGCACTGAACAAATCCCGGTTAAAGTACTGCATTTTCTTCCACTATCTGCTGTTTTTCGTGATGCTAGTCAAACTGTCGGCAGACATCCTCGATCGGCTGGACATATTTATCCTGGAAATCGAAGAGCTGCAGATACCGCAGCCCCTCTGGTGGGAGTACTTCTGGTGCCTCTCCGTGTTCCTGTCATTCGTCGGGCTTGCCGCCGCCCGCGGTAATCGCGTCAATGATATGAAAAAGTACATGGTTGGTATCAGCACGGTCGCCTTCGTGCCGCTCCTGTACTGTATCTTCTACTACATGAACGACGTGCTGGAGTACATTAGCTTGGAGCAAGGCACCGAACTCGACGATACCGATATTCTCGTCTGGCAG GGCTATCCGTACGGGCTGCTGTGGTACGGGTTCGTGCTTTTGGCCTTCCAAGTGCACTTTTTCTCGCTGTTCTTTGCCTGGAACCTGATCAAAGCCTGGAGGGCACGTGGCGCACTGAGAAAAGCTCAATAG
- the LOC128275118 gene encoding uncharacterized protein LOC128275118 codes for MKRTFDYFPPTICYDKPAAASVSEEESESRRASALAGLRVLELTVPKKSAKVWTLQEHDLCRVSLPEGSQVGDLNLWNLENPRSERFYSGKTRQIHSTHLKPYDRLWSSFPHLRPMATFVRDSLSDYGIDRDGGSLHDVVGTRCDDYIYKLITGEDRHDSCHTYLTEAVKTHGLTEQDVHDTWNIFMCTGFTRDTQQYFCKPSPARKGDFIEFIADMNLLVALSTCPQGDVSMQVGQTVPDEKCFPLKVEVFRPTVEY; via the exons ATGAAGCGAACGTTCGATTACTTTCCACCAACCATTTGCTACGATAAACCCGCGGCCGCTTCGGTATCCGAGGAAGAGAGTGAATCGCGAAGGGCGAGTGCGTTGGCAGGATTGCGAGTGCTGGAGCTGACCGTACCGAAAAAATCTGCCAAAGTGTGGACACTCCAGGAGCATGATTTGTGTCGCGTGTCGCTCCCGGAAGGCTCCCAGGTCGGTGATCTGAATTTATGGAACTTGGAAAATCCTCGCTCGGAGCGATTCTACTCGGGCAAAACACGTCAGATACACTCGACCCATCTGAAGCCGTACGATCGCCTTTGGAGTAGCTTTCCGCATCTTCGGCCCATGGCCACGTTCGTGAGGGACTCGCTCAGCGATTACGGGATCGACCGGGACGGAGGATCCCTCCACGATGTGGTGGGGACACGATGCGACGATTATATCTACAAGCTGATTACCGGTGAGGATCGGCACGATAGTTGTCACACATACCTCACCGAGGCAGTCAAGACCCACGGATTGACGGAACAGGACGTGCACGACACCTGGAACATCTTCATGTGCACCGGTTTCACGAGG GACACACAGCAATACTTTTGCAAACCAAGCCCAGCTCGGAAGGGAGACTTTATCGAGTTCATCGCGGATATGAACTTACTCGTAGCCTTGTCTACGTGCCCGCAGGGCGATGTTTCGATGCAAGTGGGCCAGACGGTGCCGGATGAGAAATGTTTCCCTTTGAAGGTGGAGGTGTTCCGGCCGACAGTAGAATATTGA